Proteins co-encoded in one Nicotiana sylvestris chromosome 7, ASM39365v2, whole genome shotgun sequence genomic window:
- the LOC104224174 gene encoding heavy metal-associated isoprenylated plant protein 3, with protein MGEKKEETKSEGGEKKNDAGGEKKSGGEAAGGKKDDGPTAIILKLDLHCEGCAKKVKRSIRHFEGVNDVKADCGSGKLTVKGNVDPTWLREKVESKTKKKVELVSPQPKKDGGGGGGGGDKKSDEKKPEEKKAEEKKPEDKKPKEPQVSTVVLKIRLHCDGCAHKIKRIIKKIDGVEEVKVDSEKDLVTVKGTMDLKELIPYLKDKLKRNVEIVPPKKDDGGGDKKGKEGGGDGGGAGEKKEKEGGGGGGEKKEGGGGEDKKEKKEGEPKAEGSKSVETKAEVNKMEYYGYNPQTHYAMPMYNQSYMNQDYGVTMYDHGYNAHTGYVMEYGHHSSSYVPPSPPPTYLNNAPQMFSDENPNGCSVM; from the exons ATGGGTGAG AAAAAAGAAGAAACTAAATCAGAAGGAGGAGAAAAGAAGAATGACGCCGGCGGCGAGAAAAAGTCCGGCGGTGAAGCCGCCGGTGGAAAAAAGGACGACGGCCCTACCGCCATAATATTAAAGCTTGACTTACATTGTGAAGGCTGTGCTAAAAAAGTCAAACGTTCAATTCGCCATTTCGAAG GTGTAAATGACGTGAAGGCAGATTGTGGCAGTGGAAAATTGACGGTAAAAGGGAACGTGGACCCCACATGGCTCAGAGAAAAAGTAGAGAGCAAAACAAAGAAGAAGGTGGAGCTTGTTTCTCCTCAGCCCAAAAAGGACGGCGGCGGTGGCGGTGGCGGCGGAGATAAAAAGTCCGATGAGAAAAAGCCTGAGGAGAAGAAGGCTGAGGAGAAAAAACCTGAAGATAAGAAGCCTAAAGAG CCACAAGTAAGTACAGTGGTGTTGAAGATTCGGTTGCATTGTGACGGGTGCGCGCACAAAATAAAGCGAATTATAAAGAAAATTGATG GGGTAGAAGAAGTCAAAGTAGATTCGGAAAAAGATTTGGTTACGGTAAAGGGAACAATGGACTTAAAAGAGCTAATTCCTTATTTGAAAGATAAATTGAAACGAAATGTAGAAATTGTTCCACCCAAAAAAGATGATGGAGGTGGTGACAAGAAAGGCAAAGAAGGCGGCGGTGACGGCGGCGGTGCcggagagaaaaaagaaaaagaaggcgGTGGCGGTGGGGGAGAGAAAAAAGAAGGCGGTGGTGGCGAAGACAAGAAGGAGAAAAAAGAGGGTGAACCAAAAGCAGAAGGAAGTAAAAGTGTAGAGACAAAAGCTGAGGTGAATAAAATGGAATACTATGGTTATAATCCACAAACACATTATGCAATGCCCATGTACAATCAAAGTTATATGAACCAAGACTATGGTGTAACAATGTATGATCATGGTTATAATGCTCATACAGGCTATGTCATGGAGTATGGCCACCACTCGTCATCATACGTGCCACCATCACCACCACCAACGTACTTGAACAACGCACCTCAAATGTTCAGTGACGAAAATCCTAATGGTTGTTCAGTCATGTGA